The proteins below come from a single Isoptericola dokdonensis DS-3 genomic window:
- a CDS encoding ThuA domain-containing protein — protein MGGRTIAATTALAVCLPLTLATAAAAQAAVPTDLSAAPLAAAPDQSDPFDVLVFSRTAGFRHGSIPAGIAAIQQLGQDHGFTVTATEDAGAFTDENLAAYDVVTFLSTTGDVLDADQQAAFERYIQGGGGYAGIHAASDTEYDWPWYGELVGAYFDSHPQNQDATIKVEDHVHASTEHLPERWDRFDEWYNFRSDPRDEVHVLASLDEGSYSAGTGAMGAEHPIAWCQAYDGGRSWYTGGGHTDESYAEPEFLEHLLGGLQTAAGVVDSDCAATQSASYEMVPLDEDTANPMMLDVAPDGTVFYVERDGRVRVIDPETSTTSTAMTLAVTQSNEDGLTGVVLDPDFADNGWVYLFWSPQDVGTDGPHNRVSRFDYDAAAGTIDPASEEKVLVVPTQRQTCCHAGGDMVFDSEGNLYVATGDNTNPFESQGYSPLDERAGRENYDSQRTSANSNDLRGKVLRITPQDDGTYTIPDGNMFAPGTADTLPEIYAMGFRNPFRIGVDPTNDNVLVADYGPDASSASATRGPAGTVEWNVVSEPGFYGWPYCTGANNAYFAYDFATGQPGAQYDCAGGPVNDSPHNTGITQLPAAVEAEVWYGYSTNPLFPEIGGGGAPMGGPVYSYDPELDSDVKWPEYWDGKALFGEWNQGRMYSFQLAGDQRDDLVDINRVLPEIFDPSAGFDRPMDFDFGPDGALYVVDWGSGFGGNNDTSGVYKVNYVEGDPAPIARASADVTSGLAPLTVQFSSEGTRHPGGEPIALQWTFGDGSEPSTEENPVHTYTENGRYTAQLVVTDESGQTGVANVTVVVGNVAPEVSITFPENGGFFEWGDQVLYEIEVTDPDGEVSCDDVTLFTSLGHDSHAHPFEELTGCSGTIQTARDEGHGIEANIFWVVEAFYTDDGGEAGAPLTTTDLQVLQPKLVQSEFFTETGRVPGIGDAGDPGVQTETTGDTAGGGLNIGYIEPGDYWAHEPVSLTNVDAISLRAASSGTGGVVSVRWDAPDGPEIGQITVPGTGGWQQYVDVGTPLTNVPGGSGSLHFVLLSGGINVNWMEIDGRGVTDNVRPDVELVVDPVAGDAPLTVTATATATDPDSTGDLTYAWDVGLGDGFVDGGPTLEHTYDEPGTYRLQVRVTDSGGAYAVEYVTVEVTGVTPEPVQCLSGRSDDFLGTELDPDRWDVLDQNQDLQVADGVLTVPAAVADFYGTNNVTVPNVVLQDLPDGPFTATAKVTIPAYAQYQQAGLLIWGGPDDYAKMVVQGRSAPADPATRIFQYIREEAGAPNEVGDSNTAALGAAYPDTVYVRLASTDGQDLQASYSADGVTFTSMPQTKSLAGIDDPRIGLVALAGTGSTAPVVDAQFDWFHLTPDDTAEAPGPDDEFDADTLDPCRWDVVREDPTGYRVTGGELEIDTTATDIYSGDNTGTPNIVVQDLGEGDWSVETLVDGSEFDQQYQQGGLIAYAGDDDYVKLDLVTDNAPGSAVSRRIELRSEVGGVVQNPQPGANDLTSAVWHLRLTKAGSTFTGEYSADGEEWTTIAETVDNAGLDDARVGLFALGAAQQSVATARFEHFRVLGATEPLEVVGTLDPAEPDGPDGQWLGPVTVTVETTGGPEGVQVYREVNVDGAGWAEYTAPVVVSGAGDHTVEVRASADGETVTGDTLAFTIAEPEVSEATPSVVLTQPTCTLGDDGDPVVGTGAVRGVATEGVQRYVVWAADDLGTYIGNGSNLPPGDYVVRAWPAAGYELVPAEGWTRIFQGRLETTVTLEEPDCPVAPAADVVQATCSYDASDAEVVTGGSIAPVARDGISSYVVREWVDGAAGDVPDDLGDLPPGTYRVAARPADGFFLVEAGDWQVRANGLAVLFVTIEEPECPDPTTPAVVVEQASCDAGGSITPVTLPGVKSYVVHNWVGGKLSGKPRDLRDLDPGQYHVIATPEARTELTLAGSWKSSPSGKATLVVTIEEVCD, from the coding sequence GTGGGTGGGCGGACGATCGCCGCCACCACCGCGCTGGCCGTCTGTCTCCCGCTGACCCTGGCCACGGCGGCCGCCGCGCAGGCGGCCGTACCGACCGACCTCTCCGCCGCCCCCCTGGCGGCCGCCCCCGACCAGTCCGACCCGTTCGACGTCCTCGTGTTCTCCCGCACCGCCGGGTTCCGGCACGGCTCGATCCCCGCGGGCATCGCGGCGATCCAGCAGCTCGGGCAGGACCACGGCTTCACGGTGACCGCCACCGAGGACGCCGGCGCCTTCACCGACGAGAACCTGGCGGCCTACGACGTGGTGACGTTCCTGTCCACCACGGGTGACGTGCTCGACGCCGACCAGCAGGCCGCGTTCGAGCGGTACATCCAGGGCGGCGGCGGGTACGCGGGCATCCACGCCGCGTCCGACACCGAGTACGACTGGCCCTGGTACGGCGAGCTGGTGGGCGCGTACTTCGACTCCCACCCGCAGAACCAGGACGCGACCATCAAGGTCGAGGACCACGTCCACGCGTCCACCGAGCACCTGCCGGAGCGCTGGGACCGCTTCGACGAGTGGTACAACTTCCGCTCGGACCCGCGTGACGAGGTGCACGTGCTCGCGTCCCTCGACGAGGGCTCGTACTCCGCGGGGACGGGCGCGATGGGTGCCGAGCACCCGATCGCGTGGTGCCAGGCGTACGACGGCGGCCGGTCCTGGTACACCGGCGGCGGGCACACCGACGAGTCCTACGCGGAGCCGGAGTTCCTCGAGCACCTGCTGGGCGGTCTGCAGACCGCGGCGGGCGTCGTCGACTCCGACTGCGCGGCGACGCAGAGCGCCAGCTACGAGATGGTGCCGCTCGACGAGGACACCGCGAACCCGATGATGCTGGACGTGGCTCCCGACGGGACCGTGTTCTACGTGGAGCGCGACGGCCGGGTGCGGGTGATCGACCCGGAGACCAGCACCACGAGCACGGCGATGACCCTGGCGGTCACGCAGTCCAACGAGGACGGCCTCACGGGCGTCGTCCTCGACCCGGACTTCGCGGACAACGGCTGGGTGTACCTGTTCTGGTCGCCGCAGGACGTCGGGACGGACGGCCCGCACAACCGGGTGTCCCGCTTCGACTACGACGCGGCCGCGGGCACCATCGACCCGGCCTCGGAGGAGAAGGTGCTCGTCGTCCCGACGCAGCGGCAGACCTGCTGCCACGCGGGCGGTGACATGGTGTTCGACTCGGAGGGCAACCTCTACGTCGCCACCGGCGACAACACCAACCCGTTCGAGTCGCAGGGCTACTCGCCCCTCGACGAGCGTGCGGGCCGGGAGAACTACGACTCCCAGCGCACGTCGGCGAACAGCAACGACCTGCGCGGCAAGGTCCTGCGGATCACGCCGCAGGACGACGGCACGTACACGATCCCGGACGGCAACATGTTCGCTCCGGGGACGGCGGACACCCTGCCCGAGATCTACGCGATGGGCTTCCGCAACCCGTTCCGCATCGGCGTCGACCCCACGAACGACAACGTGCTCGTGGCCGACTACGGCCCGGACGCCTCGTCGGCGAGCGCCACGCGCGGCCCGGCGGGCACGGTCGAGTGGAACGTCGTCAGCGAGCCCGGCTTCTACGGCTGGCCGTACTGCACGGGGGCGAACAACGCCTACTTCGCGTACGACTTCGCCACCGGTCAGCCGGGCGCGCAGTACGACTGCGCGGGCGGGCCGGTCAACGACTCGCCGCACAACACCGGCATCACCCAGCTGCCTGCCGCCGTCGAGGCGGAGGTCTGGTACGGCTACTCCACCAACCCGCTGTTCCCGGAGATCGGCGGCGGCGGTGCGCCCATGGGCGGCCCCGTCTACTCCTACGACCCGGAGCTCGACTCCGACGTGAAGTGGCCGGAGTACTGGGACGGCAAGGCGCTGTTCGGCGAGTGGAACCAGGGGCGCATGTACTCCTTCCAGCTCGCGGGCGACCAGCGCGACGACCTGGTGGACATCAACCGGGTGCTGCCGGAGATCTTCGACCCGAGCGCCGGCTTCGACCGGCCGATGGACTTCGACTTCGGTCCCGACGGCGCGCTCTACGTCGTCGACTGGGGCTCCGGGTTCGGCGGCAACAACGACACCTCGGGCGTCTACAAGGTGAACTACGTCGAGGGTGACCCCGCGCCGATCGCGCGGGCGAGCGCCGACGTCACCTCCGGCCTGGCGCCGCTGACGGTGCAGTTCTCCTCGGAGGGCACCCGGCACCCCGGCGGCGAGCCGATCGCGCTGCAGTGGACCTTCGGTGACGGCTCGGAGCCGAGCACCGAGGAGAACCCGGTCCACACCTACACCGAGAACGGCCGCTACACGGCCCAGCTCGTCGTCACGGACGAGTCGGGTCAGACGGGCGTCGCGAACGTGACGGTCGTGGTCGGCAACGTCGCCCCGGAGGTGTCCATCACCTTCCCGGAGAACGGCGGGTTCTTCGAGTGGGGCGACCAGGTCCTCTACGAGATCGAGGTCACCGACCCGGACGGCGAGGTGAGCTGTGACGACGTCACCCTGTTCACGTCGCTGGGCCACGACTCGCACGCCCACCCGTTCGAGGAGCTGACGGGGTGCTCCGGCACCATCCAGACCGCCCGCGACGAGGGCCACGGCATCGAGGCGAACATCTTCTGGGTGGTCGAGGCCTTCTACACCGACGACGGCGGCGAGGCAGGCGCCCCGCTGACGACGACGGACCTGCAGGTGCTCCAGCCGAAGCTCGTCCAGTCGGAGTTCTTCACCGAGACCGGGCGCGTCCCGGGCATCGGTGACGCCGGCGACCCCGGCGTGCAGACCGAGACGACCGGCGACACCGCCGGCGGCGGCCTGAACATCGGCTACATCGAGCCGGGCGACTACTGGGCGCACGAGCCGGTCAGCCTCACCAACGTGGACGCGATCTCGCTGCGCGCCGCGTCGAGCGGCACCGGTGGTGTCGTCTCGGTGCGCTGGGACGCCCCGGACGGCCCGGAGATCGGTCAGATCACCGTGCCCGGCACGGGCGGCTGGCAGCAGTACGTCGACGTCGGCACCCCGTTGACGAACGTTCCCGGTGGCTCCGGATCGCTGCACTTCGTGCTGCTGTCCGGTGGCATCAACGTCAACTGGATGGAGATCGACGGTCGTGGCGTCACCGACAACGTGCGGCCCGACGTCGAGCTCGTCGTCGACCCGGTCGCCGGGGACGCCCCGCTGACCGTCACCGCCACCGCCACGGCGACCGACCCCGACTCGACCGGCGACCTCACGTACGCGTGGGACGTCGGCCTGGGTGACGGGTTCGTCGACGGCGGTCCGACCCTCGAGCACACCTACGACGAGCCGGGCACCTACCGGCTCCAGGTGCGCGTCACCGACAGCGGCGGCGCCTACGCCGTCGAGTACGTGACGGTCGAGGTCACGGGCGTGACGCCCGAACCGGTCCAGTGCCTGTCCGGACGCTCGGACGACTTCCTCGGCACCGAGCTCGACCCGGACCGGTGGGACGTCCTCGACCAGAACCAGGACCTCCAGGTCGCCGACGGCGTCCTGACGGTCCCGGCCGCGGTCGCGGACTTCTACGGCACGAACAACGTCACCGTCCCGAACGTCGTCCTGCAGGACCTTCCCGACGGCCCGTTCACGGCGACGGCGAAGGTCACCATCCCCGCGTACGCCCAGTACCAGCAGGCAGGCCTGCTGATCTGGGGCGGCCCGGACGACTACGCCAAGATGGTCGTCCAGGGCCGGTCGGCACCCGCCGACCCGGCCACGCGGATCTTCCAGTACATCCGGGAGGAGGCCGGCGCCCCCAACGAGGTCGGCGACTCCAACACGGCCGCGCTCGGGGCCGCGTACCCCGACACGGTGTACGTGCGCCTGGCCAGCACCGACGGCCAGGACCTGCAGGCCTCGTACTCGGCGGACGGCGTGACCTTCACGTCCATGCCGCAGACGAAGTCCCTCGCCGGCATCGACGACCCGCGGATCGGCCTGGTGGCGCTCGCGGGCACCGGGTCGACGGCTCCGGTCGTCGACGCGCAGTTCGACTGGTTCCACCTGACCCCCGACGACACGGCCGAGGCGCCCGGACCGGACGACGAGTTCGACGCCGACACCCTCGACCCGTGCCGCTGGGACGTCGTCCGTGAGGACCCGACCGGCTACCGGGTGACCGGTGGTGAGCTCGAGATCGACACGACGGCCACCGACATCTACTCCGGGGACAACACCGGCACGCCGAACATCGTCGTGCAGGACCTCGGTGAGGGTGACTGGAGCGTCGAGACCCTGGTGGACGGGTCGGAGTTCGACCAGCAGTACCAGCAGGGTGGTCTCATCGCGTACGCCGGTGACGACGACTACGTGAAGCTCGACCTCGTCACCGACAACGCGCCGGGCAGCGCGGTGTCGCGACGGATCGAGCTGCGCAGCGAGGTCGGCGGGGTCGTCCAGAACCCGCAGCCGGGCGCGAACGACCTCACGTCGGCCGTGTGGCACCTGCGGCTCACCAAGGCGGGCTCGACCTTCACGGGCGAGTACAGCGCCGACGGTGAGGAGTGGACGACGATCGCCGAGACGGTGGACAACGCCGGGCTCGACGACGCCCGCGTGGGGCTCTTCGCCCTGGGCGCCGCTCAGCAGTCGGTCGCCACGGCCCGGTTCGAGCACTTCCGGGTGCTCGGCGCGACCGAGCCGCTGGAGGTCGTCGGCACCCTCGACCCGGCGGAGCCGGACGGCCCGGACGGGCAGTGGCTCGGGCCGGTGACCGTGACGGTCGAGACCACGGGCGGCCCCGAGGGCGTCCAGGTCTACCGCGAGGTGAACGTCGACGGTGCGGGCTGGGCCGAGTACACGGCCCCGGTCGTGGTCTCCGGAGCCGGTGACCACACCGTCGAGGTGCGGGCGTCGGCGGACGGCGAGACCGTCACCGGCGACACCCTCGCCTTCACCATCGCGGAGCCCGAGGTGAGCGAGGCGACCCCGTCGGTCGTCCTCACGCAGCCCACCTGCACGCTCGGCGACGACGGCGACCCCGTCGTGGGGACCGGCGCCGTCCGCGGTGTCGCGACCGAGGGCGTGCAGCGGTACGTCGTGTGGGCCGCCGACGACCTCGGCACCTACATCGGCAACGGGTCGAACCTGCCTCCGGGCGACTACGTGGTGCGGGCCTGGCCCGCCGCCGGCTACGAGCTGGTGCCGGCCGAGGGCTGGACCCGGATCTTCCAGGGCCGGCTCGAGACCACGGTGACGCTCGAGGAGCCCGACTGCCCGGTGGCCCCGGCCGCCGACGTGGTCCAGGCGACGTGCTCCTACGACGCCTCCGACGCCGAGGTGGTGACCGGCGGCTCGATCGCGCCGGTCGCCCGTGACGGGATCTCGTCCTACGTCGTGCGGGAGTGGGTCGACGGCGCTGCCGGCGACGTCCCGGACGACCTGGGCGACCTGCCGCCGGGCACCTACCGGGTCGCCGCACGGCCTGCTGACGGGTTCTTCCTCGTCGAGGCCGGCGACTGGCAGGTCCGGGCGAACGGGCTCGCCGTGCTCTTCGTGACGATCGAGGAGCCGGAGTGCCCCGACCCGACCACCCCCGCGGTGGTCGTGGAGCAGGCGTCGTGCGACGCCGGCGGCTCCATCACCCCGGTCACGCTGCCGGGGGTGAAGAGCTACGTCGTGCACAACTGGGTCGGCGGCAAGCTCAGCGGCAAGCCGCGCGACCTGCGCGACCTCGACCCCGGTCAGTACCACGTGATCGCCACCCCGGAGGCGCGCACCGAGCTGACGCTCGCCGGCAGCTGGAAGTCCAGCCCGTCGGGCAAGGCGACCCTGGTCGTGACCATCGAGGAGGTGTGCGACTGA
- a CDS encoding sugar phosphate isomerase/epimerase family protein produces MARPITLFTGQWADLPLEEVARLASEWGYDGLELACWGDHLDPWRWDDDEYVASRLELLERYGLKVWAISNHLKGQAVCDDPIDARHRDILPDVVWGDGDPEGVRQRAAEEMKHTARLAAKLGVDTVIGFTGSSIWKYVAMFPPASEEMVEAGYQDFADRWNPILDVFDEVGVRFAHEVHPSEIAYDYWTTVRTLEAIGHREAFGLNWDPSHMVWQDIDPVSFLWDFRDRIYHVDCKDTKKRMTNGRNGRLSSHLPWADPRRGWDFISTGHGDVPWEDSFRMLNTIGYSGPISVEWEDAGMDRLVGAPEALEFVRQHAFDAPDASFDAAFSTR; encoded by the coding sequence ATGGCACGACCGATCACCCTGTTCACCGGCCAGTGGGCCGACCTGCCGCTCGAGGAGGTGGCCCGGCTCGCCTCCGAGTGGGGCTACGACGGGCTCGAGCTCGCCTGCTGGGGCGACCACCTCGACCCGTGGCGCTGGGACGACGACGAGTACGTCGCCTCGCGCCTCGAGCTCCTGGAGCGGTACGGACTGAAGGTCTGGGCCATCTCCAACCACCTCAAGGGCCAGGCCGTCTGCGACGACCCGATCGACGCCCGGCACCGGGACATCCTCCCCGACGTCGTCTGGGGCGACGGCGACCCGGAGGGCGTGCGACAGCGTGCCGCCGAGGAGATGAAGCACACCGCCCGCCTCGCCGCGAAGCTCGGAGTGGACACGGTGATCGGCTTCACCGGGTCGTCCATCTGGAAGTACGTGGCGATGTTCCCGCCCGCCTCGGAGGAGATGGTCGAGGCGGGCTACCAGGACTTCGCCGACCGCTGGAACCCGATCCTCGACGTCTTCGACGAGGTCGGCGTGCGGTTCGCCCACGAGGTCCACCCCAGCGAGATCGCCTACGACTACTGGACCACCGTCCGTACCCTGGAGGCGATCGGACACCGGGAGGCGTTCGGCCTCAACTGGGACCCCTCGCACATGGTGTGGCAGGACATCGACCCGGTGAGCTTCCTGTGGGACTTCCGCGACCGGATCTACCACGTGGACTGCAAGGACACGAAGAAGCGGATGACGAACGGCCGCAACGGCCGGCTGTCGTCGCACCTGCCCTGGGCCGACCCGCGGCGTGGCTGGGACTTCATCTCCACCGGCCACGGCGACGTGCCGTGGGAGGACTCGTTCCGGATGCTCAACACCATCGGCTACTCCGGCCCGATCTCGGTCGAGTGGGAGGACGCCGGCATGGACCGGCTCGTCGGCGCGCCCGAGGCGCTCGAGTTCGTGCGCCAGCACGCGTTCGACGCGCCCGACGCCTCGTTCGACGCCGCGTTCTCGACCCGCTGA
- a CDS encoding GNAT family N-acetyltransferase — MPHHDVVVRRAEPAEAAEIAWLAALTFPLACPPGTSPETMAAHVATHLTPQHFAGWATSSRHGLFVARADGVVGYALLALGQPDGHAEREALAAVTDGPVVELSKIYVHPHHQGDGTADLLMTAAVDDATRLLPGGTLWLGTNGRNGRAQAFYRRHGFDVVGTRTYDVGGVQHDDVVMLHTA; from the coding sequence ATGCCCCACCACGACGTCGTCGTCCGCCGCGCCGAGCCTGCCGAGGCGGCGGAGATCGCCTGGCTGGCCGCCCTCACGTTCCCGCTGGCCTGCCCGCCGGGCACGTCGCCGGAGACCATGGCGGCGCACGTCGCCACCCACCTCACGCCCCAGCACTTCGCCGGCTGGGCGACGAGCTCTCGGCACGGTCTGTTCGTCGCCCGGGCGGACGGCGTGGTCGGCTACGCGCTGCTCGCGCTCGGGCAGCCGGACGGGCACGCCGAGCGCGAGGCGCTCGCCGCCGTGACCGACGGCCCCGTCGTCGAGCTGTCGAAGATCTACGTGCACCCGCACCACCAGGGCGACGGCACCGCGGACCTGCTCATGACCGCCGCGGTCGACGACGCGACCCGCCTCCTGCCGGGCGGCACCCTGTGGCTGGGCACGAACGGTCGCAACGGCCGCGCCCAGGCGTTCTACCGGCGGCACGGCTTCGACGTCGTCGGCACCCGCACCTACGACGTCGGCGGCGTGCAGCACGACGACGTGGTCATGCTGCACACCGCCTGA
- the gatC gene encoding Asp-tRNA(Asn)/Glu-tRNA(Gln) amidotransferase subunit GatC: protein MSTISRDEVARVAALARIDLRPDELDRLAGELDVIVESIAQVSAVATPDVPATSHPLPMSNVFRADVPVDPLPVEDALAAAPDAQDGRFAVPQILGEE, encoded by the coding sequence ATGTCCACCATCTCCCGTGACGAGGTCGCGCGTGTCGCGGCGCTGGCGCGGATCGACCTGCGCCCTGACGAGCTGGACCGCCTCGCCGGCGAGCTCGACGTGATCGTCGAGTCCATCGCCCAGGTGAGCGCGGTCGCCACGCCCGACGTGCCTGCCACGAGCCACCCCCTGCCGATGTCCAACGTGTTCCGCGCGGACGTGCCGGTTGATCCGCTACCGGTTGAGGACGCCCTCGCGGCGGCCCCGGACGCGCAGGACGGCCGTTTCGCGGTGCCGCAGATCCTCGGGGAGGAGTGA
- the gatA gene encoding Asp-tRNA(Asn)/Glu-tRNA(Gln) amidotransferase subunit GatA — protein sequence MTDLIRLSAAELAEKLQSGEVTSVEVTQAHLDRIAAVDGAVHAYLHVSAEDALATARDVDARRAAGEQLHPLAGVPIAVKDVVVTKGMPSTAGSKILEGWIPPYDATLVEKIRAAGLPILGKTNMDEFAMGSSTEHSAFGNTHNPWDLDRIPGGSGGGSAAAVAAFEAPLAIGTDTGGSIRQPGAVTGTVGVKPTYGGVSRYGLIAMASSLDQAGPVTRTVLDSALLHELIGGHDPRDSTSIPEPLPALVDAARQGAAGDLSGLKVGVVTQLQGEGYQPGVLARFQESLDLLTQAGAEIVEVSCPSFDAALAAYYLIMPSEASSNLAKFDGMRFGLRVEPEEGPVTAERVMAATRGAGFGDEVKRRVILGTYALSAGYYDAYYGSAQKVRTLIQRDFDAAFAQVDVLVSPTAPTTAFPLGEKLDDPLAMYLNDVATIPANLAGVPGISVPNGLSDDGLPVGFQILAPAKADDRLYRVGAALEAALESAWGGPLLDRAPELG from the coding sequence ATGACCGACCTGATCCGGCTGTCCGCGGCCGAGCTGGCCGAGAAGCTGCAGTCGGGCGAGGTGACGAGCGTCGAGGTGACGCAGGCGCACCTCGACCGCATCGCCGCCGTCGACGGCGCCGTCCACGCCTACCTGCACGTGAGCGCGGAGGACGCGCTGGCCACGGCTCGCGACGTCGACGCCCGGCGTGCTGCCGGCGAGCAGCTGCACCCGCTGGCCGGCGTGCCGATCGCCGTCAAGGACGTCGTCGTCACGAAGGGGATGCCGTCGACCGCGGGTTCGAAGATCCTCGAGGGATGGATCCCGCCGTACGACGCGACCCTCGTCGAGAAGATCCGGGCCGCGGGCCTGCCGATCCTCGGCAAGACGAACATGGACGAGTTCGCGATGGGCTCCTCCACGGAGCACTCGGCGTTCGGGAACACGCACAACCCGTGGGACCTGGACCGGATCCCCGGGGGCTCGGGCGGCGGCTCGGCCGCCGCGGTCGCGGCCTTCGAGGCCCCGCTGGCCATCGGAACCGACACGGGCGGCTCGATCCGCCAGCCGGGTGCCGTCACGGGCACGGTCGGCGTCAAGCCGACGTACGGCGGCGTCTCCCGCTACGGCCTCATCGCGATGGCGTCGTCCCTCGACCAGGCGGGCCCCGTGACCCGCACGGTGCTCGACTCGGCGCTGCTGCACGAGCTCATCGGCGGTCACGACCCGCGCGACTCGACGTCGATCCCGGAGCCGCTGCCGGCCCTGGTCGACGCCGCACGCCAGGGCGCCGCGGGCGACCTGTCGGGTCTCAAGGTCGGCGTCGTGACGCAGCTCCAGGGCGAGGGCTACCAGCCGGGCGTGCTCGCTCGGTTCCAGGAGTCGCTCGACCTGCTGACGCAGGCCGGTGCGGAGATCGTCGAGGTCTCCTGCCCGTCGTTCGACGCGGCGCTGGCGGCCTACTACCTGATCATGCCGTCGGAGGCGTCGAGCAACCTCGCGAAGTTCGACGGGATGCGGTTCGGCCTGCGCGTGGAGCCCGAGGAGGGTCCGGTCACCGCGGAGCGCGTCATGGCGGCGACCCGTGGTGCGGGCTTCGGCGACGAGGTGAAGCGTCGGGTCATCCTCGGCACCTACGCGCTGTCGGCGGGCTACTACGACGCTTACTACGGCAGCGCGCAGAAGGTCCGCACGCTCATCCAGCGGGACTTCGACGCAGCGTTCGCCCAGGTGGACGTGCTGGTCTCCCCGACGGCGCCGACGACGGCGTTCCCGCTGGGGGAGAAGCTCGACGACCCTCTCGCGATGTACCTCAACGACGTCGCGACGATCCCCGCCAACCTCGCCGGCGTGCCGGGCATCTCGGTGCCGAACGGGCTGTCGGACGACGGGCTGCCCGTCGGGTTCCAGATCCTCGCCCCGGCGAAGGCGGACGACCGGCTGTACCGCGTCGGCGCCGCGCTCGAGGCTGCCCTGGAGAGCGCGTGGGGCGGCCCGCTGCTCGACCGCGCGCCCGAGCTCGGCTGA
- the gatB gene encoding Asp-tRNA(Asn)/Glu-tRNA(Gln) amidotransferase subunit GatB gives MTVTQLVDYTDAVRRFDPVLGIEVHVELGTRTKMFCAAEVSFGADPNTQTTPVSLGLPGALPVVNGTAVEYAIRIGLALNCQIAESCRFARKNYFYPDVPKNFQTSQYDEPIAFDGWLDVELEDGTVHRVEIERAHMEEDAGKNTHVGGSTGRIHGAEYSLVDYNRAGIPLVEIVTKPITGVGDRGPEVARAYVQALRDIFRVLDVSEARMERGNVRADVNVSLRPTAESPLGTRTETKNVNSFRSVERVVRYEISRQAALLDAGEKIVQETRHWHEDTGVTTAGRVKSDAEDYRYFPEPDLVPVEPSREWVEEIRATLPELPQARRRRLHDEWGFADAEMRDVVNAGALDLIESTVAAGASPAAARKWWMGELARRAKQDEVELAELAITPAQIGELQALVDAGRINDKIARQVLDGVLAGEGDPEQVVVARGLEVVSDDGALLAAIDEALAAQPDVVEKVRSGNQGPVGAIIGAVMKTTKGQADAKRVRELVLERIGQ, from the coding sequence ATGACTGTGACCCAGCTGGTCGACTACACCGACGCGGTCCGACGGTTCGACCCGGTGCTCGGCATCGAGGTGCACGTCGAGCTCGGCACGCGCACCAAGATGTTCTGCGCGGCGGAGGTGAGCTTCGGCGCGGACCCGAACACGCAGACGACCCCGGTGAGCCTGGGCCTGCCCGGTGCGCTGCCGGTCGTGAACGGCACCGCCGTCGAGTACGCGATCCGCATCGGTCTGGCGCTGAACTGCCAGATCGCGGAGTCGTGCCGCTTCGCCCGGAAGAACTACTTCTACCCGGACGTCCCGAAGAACTTCCAGACCTCCCAGTACGACGAGCCGATCGCCTTCGACGGCTGGCTCGACGTGGAGCTCGAGGACGGCACGGTGCACCGCGTCGAGATCGAGCGCGCCCACATGGAGGAGGACGCGGGCAAGAACACGCACGTCGGCGGCTCCACGGGACGGATCCACGGCGCGGAGTACTCGCTCGTGGACTACAACCGGGCGGGCATCCCGCTGGTGGAGATCGTCACGAAGCCCATCACGGGCGTCGGTGACCGTGGCCCCGAGGTGGCGCGCGCCTACGTGCAGGCGCTGCGGGACATCTTCCGCGTCCTGGACGTGTCCGAGGCACGCATGGAGCGCGGGAACGTCCGCGCGGACGTCAACGTGTCGCTGCGCCCGACGGCGGAGTCCCCGCTGGGCACGCGGACCGAGACCAAGAACGTCAACTCGTTCCGTTCGGTCGAGCGTGTGGTGCGCTACGAGATCTCCCGCCAGGCGGCGCTGCTGGACGCCGGCGAGAAGATCGTGCAGGAGACCCGGCACTGGCACGAGGACACCGGCGTGACCACGGCGGGCCGCGTGAAGTCGGACGCCGAGGACTACCGCTACTTCCCGGAGCCGGACCTGGTGCCGGTCGAGCCGTCGCGCGAGTGGGTCGAGGAGATCCGCGCCACGCTGCCGGAGCTGCCGCAGGCGCGCCGCCGTCGTCTGCACGACGAGTGGGGCTTCGCCGACGCCGAGATGCGTGACGTCGTCAACGCGGGTGCTCTCGACCTCATCGAGTCGACGGTCGCGGCGGGTGCGTCGCCGGCCGCGGCCCGCAAGTGGTGGATGGGTGAGCTCGCCCGCCGTGCGAAGCAGGACGAGGTCGAGCTGGCCGAGCTGGCGATCACGCCCGCCCAGATCGGTGAGCTGCAGGCGCTGGTCGACGCGGGGCGCATCAACGACAAGATCGCGCGCCAGGTGCTCGACGGCGTGCTCGCCGGCGAGGGCGACCCCGAGCAGGTCGTGGTCGCCCGCGGGCTGGAGGTCGTGTCCGACGACGGGGCGCTGCTCGCCGCGATCGACGAGGCGCTGGCCGCCCAGCCCGACGTCGTCGAGAAGGTCCGGTCGGGCAACCAGGGCCCGGTCGGAGCGATCATCGGCGCCGTCATGAAGACGACGAAGGGCCAGGCGGACGCCAAGCGCGTCCGCGAGCTGGTGCTGGAGAGGATCGGCCAGTGA